In a genomic window of Wyeomyia smithii strain HCP4-BCI-WySm-NY-G18 chromosome 1, ASM2978416v1, whole genome shotgun sequence:
- the LOC129718236 gene encoding uncharacterized protein LOC129718236 isoform X2: MNDCNLGLYELLTFDVEDLHNHLEPFGISWSYDNLYEKTNVWRKRNKIAIQQILTGDTTNGSPILSTKRELETCEIPVSGCYVLSNFYYNFSYVFATRILARSGSSLLVSWWIIHWADFQPTYGH, from the exons ATGAACG ATTGTAATCTCGGGCTTTACGAGTTGCTTACATTCGACGTCGAAGATTTACACAACCATCTAGAGCCATTTGGAATAAGTTGGAGCTACGATAATCTGTATGAAAAAACCAATGTGTGGCGAAAACGAAAC aaaATCGCAATACAACAAATTTTGACTGGAGATACCACGAATGGAAGTCCGATTTTAAGTACTAAACGGGAGTTAGAAACTTGCGAAATACCAGTGTCAGGTTGTTACGTTCTGAGTAACTTCTACTACAATTTCTCGTACGTTTTCGCGACTCGAATACTTGCCCGCTCTGGGTCGTCACTTTTGGTCTCCTGGTGGATAATTCACTGGGCGGACTTTCAACCCACCTATGGTCACTGA
- the LOC129718236 gene encoding uncharacterized protein LOC129718236 isoform X1 encodes MIFPIQSYHFRIWSCYVVEVIFTYCNLGLYELLTFDVEDLHNHLEPFGISWSYDNLYEKTNVWRKRNKIAIQQILTGDTTNGSPILSTKRELETCEIPVSGCYVLSNFYYNFSYVFATRILARSGSSLLVSWWIIHWADFQPTYGH; translated from the exons ATGATTTTTCCGATACAATCATATCATTTCAGAATTTGGTCGTGTTACGTGGTTGAAGTGATTTTTACGT ATTGTAATCTCGGGCTTTACGAGTTGCTTACATTCGACGTCGAAGATTTACACAACCATCTAGAGCCATTTGGAATAAGTTGGAGCTACGATAATCTGTATGAAAAAACCAATGTGTGGCGAAAACGAAAC aaaATCGCAATACAACAAATTTTGACTGGAGATACCACGAATGGAAGTCCGATTTTAAGTACTAAACGGGAGTTAGAAACTTGCGAAATACCAGTGTCAGGTTGTTACGTTCTGAGTAACTTCTACTACAATTTCTCGTACGTTTTCGCGACTCGAATACTTGCCCGCTCTGGGTCGTCACTTTTGGTCTCCTGGTGGATAATTCACTGGGCGGACTTTCAACCCACCTATGGTCACTGA